The following DNA comes from bacterium.
ACCGTGGTCCCCGGATAGTTCGAAACGCTGACGTAACGGCCGGTCAGGAACCCGAATATGACGCTCTTCCCGACGTTCGGATTCCCGAACAATGCGATTTTAAACGGGTTTTCCTGACGGCTTGGGTTCATCACCGCACCACCATGAAATTGAAATTCATTATCATAGCTCATCTCATCCGATCCAGGCTTCCATTGTCAAACTGATCCTCGTCATGCCACCGTGTGTTCCCCCGTGCCGGGGTGTCTGCCTTGAGCGGAGAAAGACCGATGCGCGTCAACAAACTGGTGGTCGGAGGGGGGCTGGCGGGGACGACCGTCGGCGCCCTTTTGCGGGAAAGGAACGAGGACTTTCTCCTGATCGAGTCCTCAAACCGGCTGGGCGGAAAGGTTGAAACACTTCTGACCGGCGAGGCCTGTTTCGAGTTCGGTCCCAACTCCTTCACGGACCAGACCGACGAGATCCTCCGGCTGGTGGAGACGCTGGGATTGAAGGAAGAGGTTTTGGAGGCGGACCCCGTCGCCCGGAACCGTTACATCGTCAAGGGGGGACGGCTGGTCCGCCTGCCGGGAAAACCCCAGGAGATCCTGACGACACGCGCCCTCTCGTTCCGCGGACGCCTCCGGTTGATCTTGGAGGCGTTCTACGTCCCCAAGAAGACGATCGAGGAGGAGTCCGTCCGGGATTTTTTCTCACGCCACTTCGGACCGGAGGCGGCGGACTCTTTCGCCGATCCTTTCGTCTCCGGGATTTACGCCGGGGACGCCGCCCAACTTTCGCTTCCGGAGGCCATGCCGACGATGGCCGCCGCGGAGGCCCAATCCGGCTCCCTGATCCGCCATCTTCTGGCGCAGAGGAAGACCGCCAAGGCCGTCCCTAAATCGTACGAATTGAAGCAGGGGTTGGAATCCCTCTTTCATCGCGCCCGGGAACGGCTCGGCGCCGGACGGCTGCGCCTCGGCGAGGAGATCCTCGAAGTGGCCGCGGATCACGCGGGGATCAAGATCATCACGAACCGCGGCGTCTATGAGGCCGGGACGGCCTATCTGACGTTGCCCGCCTACGCGGCGGCCGCCGTTTTGAAGAAGAATTTCCCGGATCTCGCCGTCGACCTCTCGCGGATCGATTATGCGCCCGTCGTGACCGTTCACCTTCGGGTGCCCCGGTCCGAGTCCTTCCGTTTTGAGGGCTTTGGCGTCCTCATCCCCTCCGCGGAAAGGAGGCGGATCCTAGGCGTCCTGTGGAATTCCAGCGTCTTCCCCTCCCTGTTCGGCGACAAAGACCATCACTACCTGACGGTCTACGCGGGTGGAGTGCGCGATCGGGGGATCGTCGATGCCGAGGAAGCCGTCATCCGGTCCGTCGTTTCCGGCGAGGTGAAGGATCTCTTCTCCCTCTCCCGCCCCCCCGCGGTCCTTCATGTGCGGCGCCATCCGCGGGCAATCCCCCAATACGTCCTGGGTTACGGAAAACTCCTCCGGTCGATCCAGGACCGTCTCTCGCGCCTCCCGGCGCTCAAGCTCGCCGGCAACTACCTGGGCGGCGTCAGCATGCCCAAGACCGTCGCGCACGCCGCCGCCCTCCTGCGCGATTGATACGTCTCGACTTGCCGGAACCGGCGTGTTACGAAGCGCCTCATCAAGGAGATTCTATGATGCATTCCATGGGAGCGTCGCCGGAGCCGTTCCAAACCCACATCGCCCTCGCCCTTCAGCTGATCGCCCTCGTCTCGGGGGTCTTGTTGATCAACAAGGCCGCCTCCACCGATTTCTTCTGCAAGAAGACGGGAAAAATCGTCGGGGGATTCGTCGTCCTCGCCGCCCTGCTCTCCATCGTCTGCATCGCGACCCTCTCGTTCAAGCGCTGCTGTCATGAGGAGGAACGCTCCATGCCTCACATGCCCTCCAACTGGCAGCATCCTCCGATCGACATGCCGATGGACCACCCCATGCCCCCCCCGGCGTCCCCCAAGATGCCGAAACCCCAGGACGAGAAATAAGACGACTTCTGTGTCCCCATGGCTCTAAATCGGGAAATAGACGGAGAACCTCGTCCCGCGAGGATTCTTCGTCGAGGATTGCACTTCAATGAATCCCCCCAGACCTTGAACGATCTCCTGAATCACAGACAGACCCAAGCCCGAAGACCCTTTGCCGCTAACGCCGGGCTTAAAGATGTCCGGGAGTAGGTTCTTGGGAATGCCGCTCCCCGTGTCCTGAACGGAGAGCACCATGTATTCGCCCGGTCGGGCATGAGGCCGACTCTCCTTGAGGAACGTTCTTTGCGTCGAGATGATCACGGTTCCAGGGCCGATCGTGGCCTCCCGGGCGTTGACGACCAAATTATAGAGTACTTGTTGGATATGACAGGCCGGACCCGTCACCAAGCCGGGATCGGGCTCCAGGTGAATCGTCAATTCAATGCGCTTCCCCAGAACGCTCCGCAACATCGCCGGATCGAGACTGTCGTGAAGCGAAACCGGAATCCTCAATCGGTCCCCTGATCCGGCATGGATGAGAACGAGGCTTTTCAGGAGATCGACGCTGTTTTCCAGCATCCTCCTCCAGCCCGCGATTTGGCTGATCATATTTTCCCACTTGGATTCCAACTCGGCGAGCCGGCCGACGATGTCCGAGGCCCTCTTCAGACGGTTCTGAAGTGAATCAAGCGCCCGTGCCAAGCGGTCCATGTCGCCGTTCCGGAAGGGTTCGTTGATCAACTCGCGTCGCATCATGCTGGTCCCGGAAAGATAAAGGGCCAGTTGAATAGGCGCCAAGAGTCTGTGCAACCTGGCACACTTTCCCTGAAGCTTCTCCAAGTGCGCGTTCAATTGGCTTCGATCGTGTTCGGAGGCGGGGCGCTCGGCAATCAGTTGGGCCTCCTCGATCCAGAGCGGAGTTATGATCTCCAGAGCGCTTATGATTCCTTTCACGTCATGATAAACCCCGCCCGTCAGCGCCGCCAGCGTTCGCCAACGATTTTCCCCGATGATGTCCCCGGCAGCCCCCCTCGCGAACAGCCCGCCGGCAGGCTTCGGGCCGGCGCACCCCATTTGAATCAGGCGCGTCAGGCCCATGATGGAGAGTCTCAGATCGGTTCGCGTCCTGGCGTCGTGCGTGACAAACTCGAGCGCCGTGCTCAATTGATACAGATCTTCCGCGAGTTCAGCGCTCGAGGACGGCGCGCCTTTCGTGACGTCATCGAGCCCCTGAAGAATGGCCCGATAGGGCTGATAATCCGGATCCTCCCGCAGCGTGTTCACAGCCTGTTCGATGTGATGCATCACATCGGCGACGGGCCGCCCGGCCGCAAGAAGGCTCGTGGAGGTCGAAAAAAGGCTGGTGAGACCGGGAATGGATGAAGCCGAGTGCGTCATGAACAAATGATGCCAAAGTCTCGCGAACTCTTAGAGGAACGTTGCGGGAATAGAGAGAACTAAGTTGAAAAAATGAACCTTCGAGGAAAGCCGATGCAAACTTATTGAACACGCGACAGAATGAATCACTCCCCCCGAAGCAACTTTTCAAGCCCCTGAAGGTCCTGGGCCTGTGTGAGAGCAGCGGCGCCGGCGATGATTCCCTTTTATTCGACGGACTTCTTCGCCGTCCATTTGTATTCCAGATTGAAGTCCCCGCAAACGCCGGACTTGCCCTTCCACACCAAGGTCCCCGAGGCGTCGGACATGGAGGTGAAGGTGCCGGCGGCCGTGAATTCGACCGAGCCGTCGCCGTACTTGCCTTTGGCCGTGAAGGACTTGCCGTCGATCTTCGCGGGACCTTCGCTGTTGACGCTGCCGTTGAAGGAGCAGGAATCCTGGTGCCCGGCGTAGCTCGCGCTCAAGCTGGTCACCTGGTCGCCCTCCACCGTGAAGCTGATCGGCAGGTCCGGGCCGCTGCTGCCCTCCCAGGAACCGTCCCGCGAGGTTGCCGCCGGGGCGGGGGCCTCGG
Coding sequences within:
- the hemG gene encoding protoporphyrinogen oxidase; this translates as MRVNKLVVGGGLAGTTVGALLRERNEDFLLIESSNRLGGKVETLLTGEACFEFGPNSFTDQTDEILRLVETLGLKEEVLEADPVARNRYIVKGGRLVRLPGKPQEILTTRALSFRGRLRLILEAFYVPKKTIEEESVRDFFSRHFGPEAADSFADPFVSGIYAGDAAQLSLPEAMPTMAAAEAQSGSLIRHLLAQRKTAKAVPKSYELKQGLESLFHRARERLGAGRLRLGEEILEVAADHAGIKIITNRGVYEAGTAYLTLPAYAAAAVLKKNFPDLAVDLSRIDYAPVVTVHLRVPRSESFRFEGFGVLIPSAERRRILGVLWNSSVFPSLFGDKDHHYLTVYAGGVRDRGIVDAEEAVIRSVVSGEVKDLFSLSRPPAVLHVRRHPRAIPQYVLGYGKLLRSIQDRLSRLPALKLAGNYLGGVSMPKTVAHAAALLRD
- a CDS encoding ATP-binding protein, yielding MTHSASSIPGLTSLFSTSTSLLAAGRPVADVMHHIEQAVNTLREDPDYQPYRAILQGLDDVTKGAPSSSAELAEDLYQLSTALEFVTHDARTRTDLRLSIMGLTRLIQMGCAGPKPAGGLFARGAAGDIIGENRWRTLAALTGGVYHDVKGIISALEIITPLWIEEAQLIAERPASEHDRSQLNAHLEKLQGKCARLHRLLAPIQLALYLSGTSMMRRELINEPFRNGDMDRLARALDSLQNRLKRASDIVGRLAELESKWENMISQIAGWRRMLENSVDLLKSLVLIHAGSGDRLRIPVSLHDSLDPAMLRSVLGKRIELTIHLEPDPGLVTGPACHIQQVLYNLVVNAREATIGPGTVIISTQRTFLKESRPHARPGEYMVLSVQDTGSGIPKNLLPDIFKPGVSGKGSSGLGLSVIQEIVQGLGGFIEVQSSTKNPRGTRFSVYFPI